In Novipirellula artificiosorum, the following proteins share a genomic window:
- a CDS encoding peptidoglycan-binding protein produces the protein MANRRDLLFGTRGADVEKLQMMLNRFIDPRPDIKVDGLFGNGTKATVKKFQNQANPLRSRKIIGENLEPDGIVGPQTWKVLDWYEKDDQKGRDRAPGHATLIRNGGRKVPHFRQGDPQWGSIMLGNKSIASKGCAMCSVAMCLAYYGHDINPATLDAYLDANNGYSGNNLYWQKAFDAGQTPGCRKPRLTWPDYRRRSDFIDTIMERLWKNLPTLIGVDYGTSGDGLEDHWVVAVGYNQKDIIINDPAISSGNGAENPNQEITHLYDSRRRGGLTPVRLCLFVV, from the coding sequence ATGGCCAACAGACGAGATTTACTCTTTGGCACCCGAGGCGCGGATGTCGAAAAATTGCAAATGATGCTAAATCGGTTCATTGACCCGCGACCTGACATCAAAGTGGACGGACTGTTCGGAAATGGAACGAAAGCGACGGTAAAGAAGTTTCAAAACCAGGCGAATCCGCTTCGTTCTCGAAAGATCATTGGTGAGAATCTTGAACCCGATGGGATTGTCGGCCCGCAGACTTGGAAGGTGCTCGATTGGTACGAAAAAGACGATCAAAAAGGTCGAGACCGGGCTCCCGGGCATGCAACACTCATTCGCAATGGCGGTCGCAAAGTCCCCCATTTCCGGCAAGGCGATCCGCAATGGGGCTCGATCATGTTGGGCAACAAATCCATCGCCTCGAAAGGCTGTGCGATGTGCTCGGTTGCAATGTGTTTGGCCTATTACGGACATGACATCAATCCTGCGACCTTGGACGCATACCTTGATGCCAACAACGGGTACTCAGGCAATAACTTGTATTGGCAAAAGGCGTTTGATGCTGGGCAAACACCTGGTTGTCGAAAGCCAAGGCTGACTTGGCCCGACTACCGTCGCCGCAGCGATTTTATTGACACCATTATGGAACGATTATGGAAAAACTTGCCAACCTTGATCGGGGTCGATTATGGGACCAGTGGCGATGGGCTCGAGGATCATTGGGTGGTTGCGGTCGGGTACAATCAGAAAGACATCATCATTAACGACCCCGCCATTAGTTCTGGCAATGGTGCCGAAAATCCCAACCAAGAAATCACGCATCTTTACGATTCACGACGTCGAGGTGGGTTGACTCCGGTGCGACTTTGTCTGTTTGTGGTTTAG
- a CDS encoding alpha-L-fucosidase: protein MKNALLFPNFLALMMLAMSPLPAEDKPAVESGPIQKQPWLQPDADAILKWQQMRFGMFIHWGPVSLTGHEIGWSRGRETTIDEYDNLYKKFDPENFDADRWVSIAKAAGMKYIVLTTKHHDGFCLWDTKQTDFNIMNSAMSRDVTKEIAEACQRQGIAFGTYHSVCDWHHPDFPRNSPGGKVRREKSDIQSYRRYLRAQVKELIENYGPLVTMWFDVPQEFDADEGSENIRICRELQSDIVVNNRAGGGLGDYATPEQRVGGFDIDQPWETCMTICRQWAWKPDDKMKSLAECLQTLIRTAGGDGNLLFNVGPMPNGEIEARQVDRLQQMGDWLAEYGETIYATRGGPYKPTKHLVSTRKGNTVYLHILSWPDEVIRVPNLPATLLNHHVITGGSIVLTTVDDEIEIRIPQSDRQEIDTIVAIELDQPAIELAPISVSYVGQSLTEGRQATASNVFQRSAQYAAAKAVDADNSTRWATDAETKECSLEVDLGKPERFDRAVLDECVEYGVRVHSFELQYRDGEDWKTFFQGTTIGRGLSVNFDPVTARHVRLRIHGDDGPTINEFQLFTPKRTKP, encoded by the coding sequence ATGAAGAACGCATTGCTGTTTCCAAACTTCTTGGCGTTGATGATGCTAGCCATGAGCCCACTTCCGGCGGAGGATAAACCAGCCGTGGAGTCAGGTCCGATACAGAAACAGCCGTGGCTTCAACCCGATGCCGATGCGATCCTGAAATGGCAACAGATGCGGTTTGGCATGTTCATTCACTGGGGACCCGTCAGCTTAACCGGCCACGAAATCGGCTGGTCACGTGGTCGCGAAACAACGATCGACGAATACGACAATCTGTACAAGAAATTCGATCCGGAAAACTTTGACGCTGACCGTTGGGTCAGCATCGCCAAGGCCGCCGGAATGAAGTACATCGTGCTGACCACCAAGCATCACGACGGATTCTGTTTGTGGGATACAAAACAGACCGATTTCAATATCATGAACTCGGCCATGAGTCGCGATGTTACAAAAGAAATTGCCGAAGCGTGCCAGCGACAGGGAATCGCGTTCGGCACTTATCATAGCGTTTGCGATTGGCATCATCCCGATTTTCCACGCAACAGCCCCGGCGGCAAAGTTCGTCGCGAGAAATCGGACATTCAATCGTATCGTCGCTACCTCAGAGCGCAAGTAAAAGAGCTGATCGAAAACTATGGGCCGTTGGTCACCATGTGGTTTGATGTTCCGCAAGAGTTTGATGCTGACGAAGGATCGGAGAACATTCGAATCTGTCGTGAGCTGCAAAGCGATATTGTGGTTAACAATCGCGCCGGTGGCGGGCTCGGTGATTATGCCACACCCGAACAACGCGTCGGTGGCTTTGACATCGATCAACCTTGGGAGACCTGCATGACGATCTGTCGTCAATGGGCTTGGAAGCCCGATGACAAGATGAAATCATTGGCGGAATGTTTGCAGACGCTGATCCGAACCGCTGGGGGCGATGGCAATCTGCTTTTCAACGTTGGACCGATGCCGAACGGCGAAATCGAAGCTCGCCAAGTTGATCGGCTTCAGCAGATGGGCGATTGGCTTGCTGAGTATGGCGAAACCATTTATGCCACGCGTGGGGGACCGTACAAGCCAACGAAACACCTTGTGTCGACTCGCAAAGGCAATACCGTCTACCTGCATATTCTCTCTTGGCCCGATGAAGTCATTCGAGTTCCAAACTTGCCGGCAACCCTACTCAACCATCACGTCATCACGGGTGGCTCCATTGTCTTGACGACGGTTGATGATGAGATCGAGATTCGCATCCCGCAATCCGATCGCCAAGAGATCGATACGATTGTCGCAATCGAACTCGATCAGCCAGCGATTGAGCTTGCTCCGATTTCGGTTTCTTACGTCGGTCAGTCATTGACCGAAGGCAGACAAGCGACAGCCTCGAACGTTTTTCAACGCAGTGCTCAGTATGCTGCTGCCAAAGCCGTCGACGCAGACAACTCGACGCGTTGGGCCACCGATGCGGAAACCAAAGAGTGCTCACTCGAAGTTGATCTAGGTAAGCCCGAGAGGTTCGACCGAGCTGTACTGGACGAGTGTGTGGAGTACGGCGTCCGAGTCCATTCGTTTGAGCTACAGTATCGAGATGGCGAAGATTGGAAGACGTTTTTCCAAGGGACGACAATCGGCAGGGGGCTGTCGGTCAACTTTGATCCTGTCACCGCCAGGCACGTTCGACTTAGAATCCACGGCGACGACGGCCCGACGATCAACGAGTTTCAATTGTTTACACCAAAACGGACCAAGCCTTAA